In one window of Calypte anna isolate BGI_N300 chromosome 1, bCalAnn1_v1.p, whole genome shotgun sequence DNA:
- the DONSON gene encoding protein downstream neighbor of Son has protein sequence MATSAIPGYSPGFKKPPATLRLKRKRLRRSDHAVASAPPAACGAAPRAPSALARRNPFSSLDNAPRAAGTTRTRERQDLRPPPPAQGSPSAAPFWQLLEPVSEDKPVRREEPSERIDIRTLTDELHLPVAVPEVSSSPRHEFPADWSIKTRLLFMSSQPFTWAEHLKAQEEAQGFAQHCRAIETNLPQSIQEPKLSTELRCAFQQSLVYWLHPSLPWLQLFPRIGADRKIAGKACPWSQDEALQQVLMSDWSVSITSLYNLLKAKLCPYFYVCTYQFTVLFRAAGLAGSDVITAEISPTTRGLREAMKNEGIEFSLPLVEESRTRKQNSPEVNLEAEVSNSLEVGNSMEVGEEPAPSDDDDDEESFSWLEEMGVQDKVKKPDVLSIKLRKEKHEVQVDHRPESLVLVRGTNTFTLLNFLINCKSLVAVAGPQAGLPPTLLSPVAFRGGTMQMLKARSINAKARVHLAYENIFSLEIVGPVLPHSLHSLTMLLKSAQRGAFSAVLYTHEPTAVFNTNLNNANPALNKETIHKDLPTCGLHPKTLDQLSQCPTLGKSSIRFLEMKDYAYTWKS, from the exons ATGGCCACCTCAGCCATACCCGGCTACTCTCCCGGCTTCAAGAAGCCGCCGGCCACGCTGCGGCTGAAGCGCAAGCGGCTGCGGAGGAGCGATCACGCAGTCGCCTCCGCTCCTCCCGCGGCCTGCGGCGCGGCCCCGCGGGCCCCGTCCGCCCTCGCCCGCCGCAAccccttctccagcctggacAACGCGCCCCGGGCAGCCGGCACCACCCGGACACGGGAGCGGCAGGACCTGCGGCCACCGCCACCCGCCCAAGGGTCCCCCTCGGCAGCTCCTTTCTGGCAG cttttGGAGCCTGTTAGTGAAGATAAGCCTGTCAGGAGAGAAGAGCCCTCTGAAAGAATCGACATCCGCACCCTGACTGAT GAACTTCATTTACCTGTTGCTGTACCCGAAGTTTCCTCTTCACCAAGACATGAATTTCCTGCAGACTGGAGTATTAAAACACGACTTCTGTTCATGTCCTCTCAACCTTTTACCTGGGCAGAGCACTTAAAAGCACAGGAGGAAGCTCAAGGATTTGCTCAGCATTGTAGAGCTATAGAAACAAACTTGCCACAGAGCATACAG GAACCAAAACTGTCCACGGAACTGCGTTGTGCCTTCCAACAAAGCCTGGTTTACTGGCTTCACCCTTCACTGCCATGGCTGCAGCTGTTCCCTCGGATTGGAGCAGACAGGAAAATAGCTGGAAAGGCTTGTCCTTGGTCACAGGATGAAGCTCTGCAGCAAGTGCTGATGAGTGACTG GTCTGTAAGCATTACTTCTCTGTACAATCTGCTCAAAGCCAAACTGTGTCCCTACTTCTATGTATGCACCTACCAGTTTACTGTCCTGTTCCGTGCAGCTGGTCTTGCAGGAAGTGATGTTATCACAGCTGAAATTTCTCCCACAACCAGAGGCTTAAGGGAAGCCATGAAAAATGAAG GCATAGAGTTTTCTTTACCTTTGGTAGAAGAAAGTAGAACCAGAAAACAGAATAGCCCTGAAGTGAATTTGGAAGCAGAAGTTTCCAACAGCCTTGAAGTGGGCAACAGCATGGAAGTTGGAGA GGAACCAGCTCcaagtgatgatgatgatgatgaagaaagTTTTTCATGGCTTGAGGAGATGGGAGTCCAAGACAAGGTTAAGAAACCAGATGTGCTTTCTATTAAACT TCGTAAGGAGAAGCATGAGGTGCAGGTGGATCACAGACCTGAATCCCTTGTGTTAGTGAGAGGAACAAACACATTCACCTTGCTGAACTTCTTGATAAACTGCAAGAGCCTGGTGGCTGTTGCAGGTCCACAAGCAGGGCTTCCACCAACTTTGTTGTCCCCTGTTGCTTTCCGAGGTGGAACAATGCAAATGCTCAAA GCTCGGAGTATAAATGCCAAAGCCAGGGTTCACTTGGCATATGAGAATATATTCAGTTTGGAGATTGTGGGCCCTGTCCTGCCTCATTCTCTGCATTCACTGACCATGCTGCTCAAATCTGCACAGAGGGGAGCGTTCTCTGCTGTACTGTACACCCATGAGCCAACTGCTGTATTTAACACTAACCTCAATAATGCAAATCCTGCCTTAAATAAG GAAACCATACACAAAGATCTTCCTACGTGTGGACTGCATCCTAAGACTTTGGATCAACTGAGCCAGTGTCCAACATTGGGAAAATCTTCCATCCGATTTCTGGAAATGAAGGATTATGCTTACACCTGGAAGTCCTAG